Within Nocardioides rotundus, the genomic segment GGACCCACTACGCGTTCAACCTCATGGGTCTGTGCCCCAAGGCCGCCTGGCCCGGCGTGAAGGCGATGCTCCACTCCGTCTACGACCAGCCCGACGCGAAGTCGGTCCACGCCCAGTTCGACAAGTTCCTCGACAGCGAGCTCATCACCTCGCTGCCCGCGGCCCGTGACCACCTCGACGGCGCCCGCGCCGACATCCTGTCCTTCACCGGTTTCCCGCGCGAGGTATGGCGCCAGATCTGGTCGAACAACCCCAACGAGCGCCTCAACCGCGAGATCCGACGGCGTACCGACGTCGTCGGGATCTTCCCCGACCGCGACGCGATCATCCGCCTCGTCGGAGCCGTCCTGGCCGAGCAACACGACGAATGGACCGAGGGCCGGCGCTACCTCGGGCTCGACGTCCTCGCCCGCTCCCGCATGAACCTCGTCACCGGCACCATCGAGACCACCGGCACAACCACCACCGACGACCAGGAGGCAGCCATCAGCGCCTAACGACACGCCCGACGAGGGATTCTTGTCGTACACCACCTCGAGGGACTTGACCCTCGATCGCGCGATCTACTCCTACGCTGACGTAGATCGGCTCGTTGGCCTGCGTGCCGGCACCGCGAGCCGCTGGCTGGAGGGCTACGAGCGGCAAGGACGCTTCTACGACCCGGTGCTTCGACCCGAGCCGACCGGGTCCGATGTGGTCACGTGGGGCGAGATGGTTGAGGCGAGGCTGCTGGCCGAGTTCCGAGACCTGACGGTGCCTGTGCAGCGGATGCGCCCCGCAATCGTGAAACTGCGCGCGGAGTTCGGTCGCTACCCCCTGGCGCACGCCAGACCCCTCCTCGATGTCGAGGGCCGCGAGCTGGTCCAAGTGGTGCAGCAGGAGGTCGGACTCGCCCGAGACCTGCAGCTCGTTGTGGTGCGTGACGGTCAGTTCGTGCTCACTGACGCTGCGCAGCGGTTCAGTTCGGCGGTGGATTACGTGGAGTACGCCGGCAACGTGGCGGGCCTCATCCGTCCCGAGCAGCGGACCCCCGACGTGGTCATGGACCCGCTGCGGACGTTCGGCCAGCCGGCGGTGCGCAATGTTCGCACCGAGGCGCTCGCCGAGGACTACCGGGCGGGCACCAGCCGCGACGACCTTGCCGACCTCTATGACCTCACCCTTGAGCAGGTCGATGAAGCGATCCGCTTCGAGCTCATCGCGAGTGCCCAGCGCGCTGCCTGATCATGGCGGCCGGGTTGCCGGTGTACTTCACCGGCCGAGAACACCCTGGGCCTCGGCAAATTGCTGCGTCGCGCCGGCCTGGCGGACGTCGTCTACCCGGGCCACGAGGACCTACCCGAAGTTCCGGTCGGTACGCCCGATCTGGACTGGATGCCGGTCGTCGCGCGACGGAACCTCGTCGTCCTGACACGGGACAAGCGGGTCCGCACCCGACCGGCCGAGCTGCGGGCTTACTGGGAACACGGCATCCGCTCCGTATGGATCGGCGCCAAGCAAGATCTCGGACCGCGTCAGCAGGTCGAGTTGTTCCTCCAGCACGAGAAGCGTCTCCAACGCGAGATCACCCAGCGTGGCCCCGGCCCGCGGGCGCTGGCGATGAACCCATCCGGCGTTCGTCCGCTCAACCTGCGTTCGCCCGGCAGCTAGCGGGCGGTGACCGGGCCGCCGTCGTCGTCGTACGGCGCGGCGTCGCGCTCGCGAAGCCGAGCTCGTCGGGGTCGGGCGCCTCGATGGCCAGTCCTCCCTCAGCCGCCTCCTCAGGTCGCCGGTCAGCAGCAGACGCTTGGCCCGCTGGCGCCGAGGCGGTTCGCCCACAGGCCAGCTGGGTGCGCGCGTGGCGATCACCTGCCGCCCGCATCCCCCGCTCGCTCGAAGACGGCCAGGAGCACGTACTCGGCGACCAGGCGCTGCTCGCCTGGAACGTCGTACCAGCGGATCGCCATACCCCAGAATGCGAAGAATGAGCCGACGAACACCGCCATCAGCGCCAGCATGTGACCGGTGACCAGCGTCCAGATGATCCCGACCGCCACCCAGGCGGTCGCGATGGTGAAGAGAACGGCCGTCCAGGCTTGCGCCGACGACCGGACGTATCCCGTGATCGTGCGGCCGTCCGGGGACAGATGGTAGAAGAAGTTCGCGACCCACACGCGAACGTCTTGTCCGCAGACGCTCCAGAACACCCAGGGATGCTCGATCGTCCCCGCATCGGTTGGTCGGTCGCTGAGCCGCATCGTCACCTCGGGCCAGTGGGTTCGTCTAGTACGCCGAGCCAGCGGTGATCCGGTCATGGCGTGCACCGAGAGGCCGACAGGTCTTCCCTGGAGCGCACTGATCGAGCCCGACGACACGGTGTCGGGTAGTTCGACCACTGGAAGGGTCTCGATTCTGTCCGGATGCGCGTCCAGCCATTCCTGGCTCCGCGGCCTGCGCGCATCAGCCTGAGACCAGATCGAGGTCACGATGAGTGCCAGACCACTCAGCGCAACGCCCACCGCCGTGACCGCGAAGCCGGTGGCCGTCGCATTCTGGATGGCGGTGGCGGCCGCCCAAGTGAAGAGCACGAGCAATGGGGCACCGAACAGGGTGAGCAGATCCAAGGCATCGGGCCGGAGCCGCCGCCACAGGGATGGGGCACGGGGGCAATCGCGCAGTCCGGCCATCAGACCTCCCGAGAGAGTGGAAGGCTCATCGTGCCATGGCAAGGAGTCGAAGCCTCGATCCCAACTGACCTGAACCGCACGGCCGGGACGTCATACGCTCCGGGGAACCGCTTCCCCACTTCGCATGACG encodes:
- a CDS encoding PIN-like domain-containing protein; translated protein: MGLGKLLRRAGLADVVYPGHEDLPEVPVGTPDLDWMPVVARRNLVVLTRDKRVRTRPAELRAYWEHGIRSVWIGAKQDLGPRQQVELFLQHEKRLQREITQRGPGPRALAMNPSGVRPLNLRSPGS
- a CDS encoding DUF433 domain-containing protein; the encoded protein is MSYTTSRDLTLDRAIYSYADVDRLVGLRAGTASRWLEGYERQGRFYDPVLRPEPTGSDVVTWGEMVEARLLAEFRDLTVPVQRMRPAIVKLRAEFGRYPLAHARPLLDVEGRELVQVVQQEVGLARDLQLVVVRDGQFVLTDAAQRFSSAVDYVEYAGNVAGLIRPEQRTPDVVMDPLRTFGQPAVRNVRTEALAEDYRAGTSRDDLADLYDLTLEQVDEAIRFELIASAQRAA